One stretch of Labrus bergylta chromosome 24, fLabBer1.1, whole genome shotgun sequence DNA includes these proteins:
- the LOC136178177 gene encoding uncharacterized protein produces MAEKRGGVVEMDASERSRTVVVSGVPKVLPVDRMVDKLTVHFQRCRRSHGGDVEVVRYPTHMDGVAYVTFDKLADAERAVLKEEQIMMDDEFPTDYLLTVFPLTRDVSQYVSRALVDLSLFGSDQAFLIQSLRSAHRSLHFLPLLQVRKATVEGPLTAVRALRDDLVRRANLLQSQTAAVQTPETPLNPEVISHGGVVNCAKAKANPANSLSARLQTTGEVKSPFLKTQTPNGPSRQKVQERGSAEGSFCDTDVDGAKQNFQSSINMAAASRRSPDVFKQHAEEKLKDENNVQKHTTPDGTKRMQKENHSDSRCVNTGYQKESDQRSTAAGFQDVSNSSRRNTEETVWVDSNTLQYIRKFEKEKLDKCLRGLDATAEFSEGSDLARVILSGRQTSKATTDIQTALEECQTLMEASATTLRVHEIDLGEEERRQKQEVIQICDDVNDLFDDVLYMFEGSRIKIIGPSSSSYVFYSLAKGRISRLQYKYLY; encoded by the exons ATGGCTGAGAAACGCGGAGGTGTTGTGGAGATGGACGCGTCGGAGAGGAGCAGGACGGTGGTTGTGTCCGGTGTGCCCAAAGTGTTGCCCGTCGACCGGATGGTTGACAAGCTGACTGTGCATTTCCAGAGGTGCCGGAGGAGTCACGGAGGGGACGTCGAGGTGGTTCGATACCCGACCCACATGGACGGAGTCGCGTATGTCACTTTTGACAAGCTTGCAG ATGCAGAGAGGGCGGTGTTGAAGGAGGAACAGATCATGATGGATGATGAGTTTCCCACAGACTACCTTCTGACTGTGTTTCCTCTCACCAGAGAT GTGTCTCAGTATGTCTCTAGGGCTCTGGTCGATCTTTCCCTGTTCGGCAGCGACCAAGCATTCCTCATTCAGAGTCTGCGCTCGGCCCACAGGTCGCTACATTTCCTGCCTCTGCTCCAAGTGAGAAAAGCCACCGTCGAGGGGCCTTTAACCGCCGTCCGGGCCCTGAGAGACGACCTCGTCCGCAGGGCCAACCTGCTTCAATCTCAAACTGCTGCCGTCCAAACACCAGAAACTCCTCTTAATCCAGAGGTCATATCTCATGGAGGGGTTGTAAACTGTgctaaagctaaagctaatCCGGCGAACAGCTTATCAGCACGGCTGCAGACCACAGGCGAAGTCAAAAGCCCGTTCTTAAAAACTCAAACTCCAAACGGTCCCTCGAGGCAAAAAGTTCAGGAGAGGGGCTCGGCTGAAGGAAGCTTCTGTGACACAGACGTTGACGGAGCAAAGCAGAATTTTCAAAGCAGCATCAACATGGCCGCCGCGTCTAGAAGAAGCCCGGACGTGTTCAAGCAACATGCGGAAGAAAAGCTTAAAGACGAGAacaatgtacaaaaacacaccacaCCAGACGGGACAAAAAGGATGCAAAAAGAGAATCATTCGGATTCTCGCTGCGTTAACACTGGCTATCAGAAAGAATCCGATCAGAGGAGCACTGCTGCCGGATTTCAGGATGTTTCAAACTCATCCAGGAGAAACACTGAGGAAACAGTCTGGGTTGACTCAAACACGCTTCAATACATTAGAAAATTTGAGAAGGAGAAATTGGACAAATGCTTGAGAGGTCTTGATGCTACTGCTGAATTCAGTGAAGGTTCTGACCTGGCGAGGGTGATCTTGTCTGGGAGGCAAACCTCCAAGGCGACCACAGACATCCAGACGGCGTTGGAAGAGTGTCAGACTTTGATGGAGGCGTCGGCTACGACCTTAAGAGTCCACGAGATCGACTTGGGTGAGGAGGAGCGTcgacaaaaacaggaagtgattcaGATCTGCGACGATGTGAATGACCTGTTTGATGATGTTCTGTACATGTTTGAGGGTTCTCGTATTAAAATCATCGGCCCGTCATCGTCTAGTTATGTATTCTACAGTTTAGCAAAGGGTAGAATTTCTCGACTTCAATACAAATACCTgtattaa